A single region of the Sulfitobacter geojensis genome encodes:
- a CDS encoding DksA/TraR family C4-type zinc finger protein, translated as MAGGWAKDGAVSEQIEASINDELARLKARKAPVGESLTHCAECEEPIPEARRAALPGVKLCIDCVRERDAAFQTRGGINRRGSKDSQLK; from the coding sequence ATGGCTGGAGGATGGGCAAAGGACGGCGCGGTTTCAGAGCAGATCGAAGCCTCCATCAACGATGAACTGGCGCGATTGAAAGCGCGCAAAGCGCCGGTGGGCGAAAGCCTGACACATTGTGCCGAATGCGAGGAGCCGATCCCCGAAGCGCGGCGTGCGGCCTTGCCCGGCGTGAAGCTTTGTATTGATTGCGTGCGTGAACGGGACGCTGCATTTCAAACCCGTGGCGGCATCAACCGGCGGGGATCAAAGGACAGTCAGTTAAAGTAG
- a CDS encoding glycoside hydrolase domain-containing protein, protein MSLNHNAAFQGGQMLIRLLYSTFVFISLATMSVAGPACKAHPGFSVIDASHPLTDIMPRDGRPAMAAIRDLGVETIIRYYDNVAETLPCKTLVPEETRAILQAGFSVLAVFQHNNDNPMTFVTPGRGTLDAQRAIELALANGQPSGSAIYFGVDGVDGAIQSANYEFAKSGGNEISQARQATLQSSMGAGSFRKHQAFYDIYREEAVTLFGGTAGKHGPRDILPYIDTYFRDIQTIFTNFGNQTGIRYEIGGYGGGLVCEHLLSSGMVEYCWLSQSKGLAGYETFEASQKWVMRQELTTVCNGWKFGTGGDFQFDFNTVNPRTPDFGQWNTQVDYAVPFSRPLKRDGAGCYAWRD, encoded by the coding sequence ATGTCTCTGAACCACAACGCTGCATTTCAAGGCGGCCAGATGCTGATCCGATTGCTCTATTCCACTTTTGTTTTCATCAGCTTGGCGACGATGTCCGTGGCGGGGCCGGCCTGCAAGGCGCATCCGGGCTTTAGTGTTATTGATGCCTCTCACCCCCTTACCGACATCATGCCGCGCGACGGCAGACCTGCGATGGCAGCGATCCGCGATCTGGGTGTGGAAACGATCATCCGTTATTACGACAATGTCGCGGAAACCCTGCCCTGCAAGACACTGGTGCCCGAAGAAACCCGCGCAATTTTGCAAGCGGGGTTCAGCGTGCTGGCGGTTTTTCAGCACAACAATGACAATCCGATGACATTTGTCACGCCGGGGCGCGGCACGTTGGACGCGCAACGTGCCATTGAACTGGCGCTGGCCAACGGGCAACCCAGCGGTTCTGCGATTTACTTCGGGGTCGATGGGGTGGACGGGGCGATACAATCGGCGAATTATGAATTTGCCAAAAGTGGCGGTAACGAGATTTCGCAAGCCCGCCAAGCGACGTTGCAATCCAGCATGGGGGCCGGATCGTTCCGCAAGCATCAGGCCTTCTATGATATCTATCGCGAAGAAGCGGTCACGCTGTTCGGGGGCACGGCCGGCAAACACGGGCCGCGCGATATCCTGCCCTATATCGACACGTATTTCCGGGACATCCAGACGATATTCACCAATTTTGGCAACCAGACCGGCATCCGTTACGAGATTGGCGGCTATGGCGGCGGGCTGGTCTGTGAGCACCTGCTGTCATCGGGAATGGTGGAATATTGCTGGTTGTCGCAGTCCAAGGGGCTGGCGGGCTACGAAACCTTTGAGGCCTCGCAGAAATGGGTGATGCGGCAGGAGTTGACCACCGTCTGCAACGGGTGGAAATTCGGCACCGGTGGGGATTTTCAGTTTGATTTCAATACCGTCAACCCGCGCACCCCTGATTTTGGTCAATGGAACACACAGGTGGATTATGCGGTGCCCTTCAGCCGTCCCCTGAAAAGGGACGGCGCAGGATGCTATGCGTGGCGCGATTAA